The DNA region CCAAGGGGGCGGAGGTGATCCTCGGTGGCGCGCCGCACGCGCTAGGCGGGCAGTTCTTTGAGCCTACGATCCTCACCGGCGTCACGCAGGACATGAAGGTGAGCCGGGAAGAGACCTTCGGCCCAATGGCCCCGCTCTTCCGCTTCGAGAGCGAAGACGACGTCATCGAGATGGCCAATGACACGATCTACGGCCTCGCCGCCTACTTCTACGCGCGCGATCTCGGCCGGGTCTACAAGGTCGCCGAGGCGCTGGAATACGGCATCGTCGGTATCAACACGGGCATCATCTCCACCGAGGTCGCGCCCTTCGGCGGCGTGAAGCAGTCTGGGCTCGGTCGCGAAGGCTCGCACCATGGGATCGATGAGTTCCTCGAGATGAAGTATCTCTGCATGAGCGTCTGAGGGCGGGCTTGCTTCAGGCGGCCCTGTCCCGTCTCCAGGCCATCTGGCTCTCTCCGATCCAGCCGGAGGACGGTAGGGAGCAACGAGGCGCCTAGCCCCGGTTTCTTTGTGCCACGTACCTCGGGGGTGTGGGGGCTGGCCCCCACGTCCGCATCAAGAGGGGCTCACAGCAGGATCCCATCAGGCGCAAAAGAAAAGGGCCGCCCCGTGGGACGGCCCCCAATCAGATCTCGTCAGAGTTCATCTCGGCCGACTAGGCCTCGACGACATCCGCCTCGATCGCGCGGGACTGGCCGATCTCGATCTTCCGCGGCTTCAGCGCCTCGGGCACTTCGCGCACGAGGTCGATGTGGAGCATGCCGTTCTCGTGGGCTGCGCCGGTCACCTTCACGTGGTCAGCGAGATGGAAGCGGCGCGAGAAGGCGCGGGTGGCGATGCCACGGTGCAGGAACTTGCGCGCTTCGGTGTCCTCGGCCTTCTTGGCGGAGACGTGGAGCGCGTGCTCTTTCACCTCGACGTCGAGTTCATCGGCGGTGAAGCCGGCGACAGCAATGGAGATGCGATAGGCATCGTCGGCCGTCTTCTCGATGTTGTAAGGGGGGT from Pseudomonadota bacterium includes:
- a CDS encoding Hsp20 family protein, with product MRTLDFAPLYRATVGFDQMADLMDRVLTNDAGAQSYPPYNIEKTADDAYRISIAVAGFTADELDVEVKEHALHVSAKKAEDTEARKFLHRGIATRAFSRRFHLADHVKVTGAAHENGMLHIDLVREVPEALKPRKIEIGQSRAIEADVVEA